From Melitaea cinxia chromosome 16, ilMelCinx1.1, whole genome shotgun sequence, a single genomic window includes:
- the LOC123660998 gene encoding serine/threonine-protein kinase WNK2-like: MQGTESRMQGYKITLLFCVCVWAVTADVAHIKATKAKLLGRLASKGRHHKRGILSSIPPFKLGHDIPHVTHSVLKPLVVNYPPTAAVAAVKIPIPHPPHFPVPVGHRVPGLPHPHYGLKFPHTKYLAKPDHHYHHHHHHVEPRPIIPPTPITHIAPAPPVVPTAPVIPAAPISPVPRPTIATAQPVPVPLPHALPVPAPPVPILPPNHLHLKPLLPAAAVPLARAPVLPSPILPFSQPFPYVIRPGGSVQTSVFATYPRYPLINSYQAPLFPVGPSASGIHSISQFLVPRPQFNPYNLVQHAVGQHGVIEQHTPNVVVEQTPTLVHPTQVVPQPGVHLHPSPDVLPQPGFHLHPTEETLHQTGFHLHPTQEALPQPGFHLQQSPEAQPGFHLHPTQETLPQPDFHLHPTQEPQPGFHLHTTQEPQPGFHLHPTQVGQHTVPLDHDGWSPVAPQSHDLASSHEGHYPQQGHHFTQEQGTQVFEHHTGNEHYDYQHQLQHHIQQQIEQAQYEQNLHNQHQPSQEYGVPQQLDFAQNGLEYAQHAQDFGHNLAHLGQEYGLPQQGAEGRNSDDSEQQQFHNHIPLGLQPPIDRPLDPFQ; encoded by the exons ATGCAGGGCACCGAGAGCCGCATGCAAGGCTACAAA ATCACGTTGCTGttttgtgtgtgcgtgtgggcAGTGACCGCAGACGTCGCTCACATCAAAGCTACTAAAGCGAAGTTACTGGGAAGATTAGCTAGTAAAGGAAGACATCACAAGCGTGGCATCTTATCTTCTATCCCGCCATTCAAACTCGGCCATGACATACCTCATGTGACACATTCAGTACTCAAACCATTAGTAGTAAATTACCCTCCAACTGCTGCTGTTGCGGCTGTTAAGATACCAATACCTCACCCTCCCCATTTTCCGGTGCCTGTAGGCCACAGAGTCCCTGGCTTACCTCATCCGCACTATGGACTCAAATTTCCTCACACTAAGTACTTAGCAAAACCTGACCATCattaccatcatcatcatcatcacgtAGAGCCTAGGCCTATAATCCCTCCAACTCCTATCACACACATTGCTCCTGCTCCTCCTGTAGTACCTACAGCTCCGGTAATACCCGCGGCCCCCATTTCACCAGTTCCGCGACCAACTATCGCAACCGCTCAACCAGTTCCAGTGCCACTACCCCATGCACTTCCAGTACCCGCTCCACCGGTACCTATTTTGCCACCAAATCATTTGCATTTGAAACCTCTTCTTCCTGCTGCTGCTGTACCGTTAGCACGAGCTCCAGTTTTACCATCACCAATTTTACCCTTCAGTCAGCCCTTCCCTTACGTTATTCGCCCTGGTGGATCTGTTCAAACTTCTGTATTTGCCACGTACCCAAGATATCCTCTGATCAATAGTTATCAAGCTCCGCTCTTTCCTGTAGGACCCTCCGCTTCAGGTATACATTCCATTTCACAATTTCTAGTCCCACGACCACAATTTAATCCATACAATTTAGTCCAGCATGCAGTAGGTCAGCACGGTGTTATAGAACAGCACACACCTAATGTTGTGGTTGAACAAACTCCAACATTGGTACATCCGACTCAAGTAGTGCCACAGCCTGGTGTTCATTTACATCCAAGCCCTGATGTCTTACCTCAACCAGGTTTCCACTTACATCCTACCGAAGAAACTCTACATCAAACTGGGTTCCATTTACATCCTACTCAAGAAGCTTTACCACAACCAGGGTTCCATTTACAACAATCACCCGAAGCACAGCCTGGATTCCATTTACACCCGACACAAGAAACATTACCACAACCCGATTTTCATTTACATCCAACACAAGAACCTCAACCTGGTTTCCATTTACATACGACACAAGAACCTCAACCTGGTTTCCATTTACATCCTACGCAAGTTGGACAGCACACAGTTCCTTTGGATCACGACGGTTGGTCACCAGTAGCACCGCAGTCTCACGACTTAGCTTCATCTCATGAGGGACATTATCCCCAACAAGGTCACCACTTCACCCAGGAACAAGGTACTCAAGTGTTTGAGCATCATACTGGTAATGAACACTACGATTACCAACATCAACTTCAGCACCATATTCAGCAACAGATAGAACAAGCACAATATGAGCAAAACCTGCATAATCAACATCAGCCATCGCAAGAGTATGGGGTGCCCCAGCAGCTTG ATTTTGCGCAAAATGGCCTAGAATATGCCCAACACGCACAAGATTTTGGACATAATTTAGCACATCTAGGTCAAGAGTACGGCCTGCCGCAACAAGGCGCAGAGGGTAGAAATTCTGATGACAGTGAGCAACAGCAGTTTCACAACCACATACCGCTAGGTCTCCAGCCACCCATCGACAGGCCATTGGACCCTTTCCAATAG
- the LOC123660997 gene encoding zinc finger protein 256-like, giving the protein MESDSIIDCNICRICFQTSNKTISLFSEKDGMSPYEQLISNTKLNIAVNDGGPTCICDQCNHELNVLIQFLKKCERANDLLQQYKEKNIDVLDHGVECNENQEKLFENDCIGLENAYNNKINENLKEELPNTKENAHSPVNHTCQFCSKTFTRKFNLKLHVMKHQGQITQTRRKITRRPCPAPGCNKSFTSITNLNTHIRIHNGERPYVCTECGKTFRSSTTLNDHKRIHTGE; this is encoded by the exons ATGGAAAGTGATTCTATAATTGATTGTAATATTTGCCGTATTTGTTTTCAAACCAGCAATAAAACAATATCCTTGTTTAGTGAAAAAGATGGCATGTCTCCTTATGAACAActgataagtaatacaaaacttaaTATAGCAGTAAATGATGGGGGTCCCACTTGTATCTGTGACCAATGTAATCACGAATTGAAcgttttgatacagtttttaaAGAAATGTGAACGAGCTAACGACTTACTACAACAATATAAAGAGAAAAATATAG ATGTACTTGATCATGGAGTTGAATGCAATGAAAATcaagaaaaattatttgaaaatgacTGCATTGGGCTAGAAAAtgcctataataataaaataaatgagaaTTTGAAGGAAGAACTACCAAATACTAAAGAGAATGCTCACAGTCCAGTAAACCACACTTGTCAGTTTTGCTCTAAAACCTTTACCAGAAAATTTAACTTGAAATTACATGT AATGAAACACCAAGGGCAGATTACACAAACTCGCAGGAAGATCACACGTCGGCCCTGCCCGGCTCCGGGCTGTAATAAGAGCTTCACATCCATAACTAACCTCAACACTCATATAAGGATTCACAATG GTGAGAGACCATATGTGTGTACGGAGTGTGGAAAGACATTTCGAAGTTCGACAACACTCAACGATCACAAGAGGATACATACGggtgaataa